A genomic window from Streptomyces sp. HUAS YS2 includes:
- a CDS encoding LysR family transcriptional regulator has translation MLDLGRLRALHAVAVHGSVNAAAAALGYTPSAVSQQIAKLERETRTTLLERQGRGVRLTDEAHQLASTAQQLLSIVEEAEVRLEERRGVPSGRLAIGCFASAARGLMPRVLAELARRHPALDARLTEVDPHLSIDLVARGAIDLAVAHDWDIAPLPAPPGVEQAVVGDDLCDVLVPQGHPLAERPTVRREDLADERWITQPPGTVCHDWLMRTMRAAGCEPRIVHQAEENHTQVALVAAGLGVALVPRLGRGALPSEVTTVRLDPVPKRQLSALWRAGAARRPAITETVRTLQELWPSVSSAGS, from the coding sequence ATGCTCGATCTCGGCCGGCTCCGGGCGCTGCACGCCGTCGCCGTGCACGGCAGCGTCAACGCCGCGGCCGCCGCGCTCGGCTACACGCCGTCCGCCGTGTCGCAGCAGATCGCAAAGCTGGAGCGGGAGACCCGGACGACACTCCTGGAGCGCCAGGGCCGGGGCGTCCGGCTCACCGACGAGGCCCATCAACTCGCCTCCACCGCACAGCAGTTGCTCTCCATCGTGGAGGAGGCGGAGGTACGGCTCGAAGAGCGCCGCGGGGTGCCGTCGGGGCGGCTCGCGATCGGCTGCTTCGCCAGCGCGGCGCGCGGCCTGATGCCGCGGGTGCTCGCGGAGCTGGCGCGCCGTCACCCGGCCCTGGACGCCCGACTGACGGAGGTGGACCCGCACCTGTCCATCGACCTGGTGGCGCGCGGCGCGATCGACCTCGCGGTGGCGCACGACTGGGACATCGCGCCGCTCCCCGCGCCGCCCGGGGTCGAGCAGGCGGTCGTCGGCGACGACCTGTGCGACGTGCTCGTCCCGCAGGGGCATCCGCTCGCGGAACGGCCGACGGTACGGCGCGAGGACCTGGCCGACGAGCGGTGGATCACGCAGCCGCCGGGCACGGTGTGCCACGACTGGCTGATGCGGACGATGCGGGCGGCGGGCTGCGAGCCGCGGATCGTCCACCAGGCGGAGGAGAACCACACGCAGGTCGCGCTGGTCGCGGCCGGGCTCGGGGTGGCGCTGGTGCCGCGGCTCGGGCGCGGCGCGCTGCCGTCGGAGGTGACGACGGTACGGCTCGACCCGGTGCCGAAGCGGCAGCTGAGCGCGCTGTGGCGGGCGGGGGCGGCGCGGCGGCCGGCGATCACGGAGACGGTTCGGACGCTGCAGGAGCTGTGGCCGTCGGTCAGTTCGGCGGGCTCCTGA
- a CDS encoding glycoside hydrolase family 3 protein yields MHHRATSRRTLLTVTAATAVAAVTGVALPAGSAFAEGHDQALRQFVARMSLEEKVGQLFVMRVYGHSATAPDQADIDANLKEIGVRTAAELVAKYHVGGIIYFAWAHNTRDPRQIAELSNGIQRAGLAQPTPLPLLISTDQEHGIVCRVGKPATLMPGAMALGAGGSRADARKAAQIAGAELAAVGIRQNYAPVADVNVNPANPVIGVRSFGSDPQAVAGLVAAQVRGYQSGGVAATSKHFPGHGDTATDSHYGLPTITHTRAQWGELDAPPFRAAIAAGIDSIMTAHIVVPALDPSEDPATLSRPILTGILREELGYDGVVVTDSLGMEGVRTKYGDDRVPVLALKAGVDQLLNPPKLDVAWNAVLNAVKSGELTEARLDESILRILRLKAKLGLFRDPFTDPDDVFDTVGTDAHLAAADRIAEETTTLLVNEGGMLPLDRRTHSKVLVVGADPASPSGSTGPPTATLAGAFAELGFTARALSTGITPTAAKIEEAVAAAAGQDVVVVGTYNVTAASPQRTLVSRLVATGVPVVTVAIRNPYDVAQISGQRATVAAYSWTDVELRAAVRVIAGAARPQGRLPVPILRADDPARVLYPVGHGLSYS; encoded by the coding sequence GTGCACCACCGCGCCACCTCCCGACGTACCCTCCTCACCGTCACCGCCGCCACGGCGGTCGCCGCCGTCACCGGCGTCGCGCTGCCCGCGGGCAGCGCGTTCGCCGAGGGCCACGACCAGGCGCTCAGACAGTTCGTCGCCCGCATGTCGCTGGAGGAGAAGGTCGGCCAGCTCTTCGTCATGCGGGTGTACGGCCACTCGGCCACCGCACCCGATCAGGCGGACATCGACGCCAACCTCAAGGAGATCGGCGTCCGTACCGCCGCCGAGCTCGTCGCCAAGTACCACGTCGGCGGCATCATCTACTTCGCCTGGGCGCACAACACCCGCGACCCGCGCCAGATCGCCGAACTGTCCAACGGCATCCAGCGGGCCGGTCTCGCCCAGCCGACCCCGCTCCCCCTGCTCATCTCCACCGACCAGGAGCACGGCATCGTCTGCCGGGTCGGCAAGCCGGCCACACTGATGCCCGGGGCGATGGCGCTCGGCGCGGGCGGCTCGCGGGCCGATGCCCGCAAGGCGGCGCAGATCGCCGGGGCCGAGCTGGCCGCCGTCGGCATCCGGCAGAACTACGCGCCGGTCGCCGACGTCAACGTCAACCCGGCCAACCCGGTCATCGGCGTCCGCTCCTTCGGCTCGGACCCGCAGGCAGTCGCCGGTCTGGTCGCCGCGCAGGTGCGCGGGTACCAGAGCGGCGGGGTCGCCGCGACGTCGAAGCACTTCCCCGGACACGGGGACACCGCGACCGACAGCCACTACGGCCTGCCGACCATCACGCACACCCGCGCGCAGTGGGGCGAGCTGGACGCGCCGCCGTTCCGGGCCGCGATCGCGGCGGGCATCGACTCGATCATGACGGCGCACATCGTCGTGCCCGCGCTCGACCCGAGCGAGGACCCGGCCACCCTGTCCCGCCCGATCCTCACCGGCATCCTGCGCGAGGAACTGGGCTACGACGGCGTCGTGGTGACCGACTCGCTCGGCATGGAGGGCGTCCGCACCAAGTACGGCGACGATCGCGTCCCGGTGCTCGCGCTCAAGGCGGGCGTCGACCAGCTGCTCAACCCGCCGAAGCTGGACGTGGCCTGGAACGCCGTGCTGAACGCGGTGAAGAGCGGCGAGCTGACGGAGGCCCGGCTCGACGAATCGATCCTCCGGATCCTGCGGCTCAAGGCGAAGCTGGGCCTGTTCCGGGACCCGTTCACGGACCCCGACGACGTGTTCGACACCGTCGGCACGGACGCGCACCTCGCCGCCGCCGACCGGATCGCCGAGGAGACCACGACCCTGCTGGTCAACGAGGGCGGGATGCTGCCTCTGGACCGGCGCACCCACTCCAAGGTGCTGGTGGTGGGCGCCGATCCGGCCTCGCCGTCCGGCTCCACCGGGCCGCCGACCGCGACCCTCGCCGGCGCGTTCGCCGAACTCGGCTTCACCGCACGGGCGCTGTCCACCGGGATCACCCCGACCGCCGCGAAGATCGAGGAGGCGGTGGCCGCCGCGGCCGGGCAGGACGTCGTCGTCGTCGGCACGTACAACGTCACCGCGGCCAGCCCGCAGCGGACCCTGGTGTCCCGGCTGGTGGCGACCGGCGTCCCGGTCGTCACGGTGGCGATCCGCAACCCGTACGACGTGGCCCAGATCAGCGGGCAGCGGGCGACCGTCGCCGCGTACTCCTGGACCGACGTCGAACTACGGGCCGCGGTTCGGGTGATCGCGGGTGCGGCGCGGCCGCAGGGCCGGCTGCCCGTGCCGATACTGCGCGCCGACGATCCGGCGCGGGTGCTGTACCCCGTCGGCCACGGGCTGTCCTACTCGTGA
- a CDS encoding ABC transporter ATP-binding protein, which translates to MAAGRKQDGDGRKQDGWARRLAGYAWRYRLNVILALGSSLAGMALLAIVPLITKVIIDDVIGTHTRSLAVWTGLLIGSAVLVYALTYIRRYYGGRLALDVQHDLRTDMFGTITRLDGRRQDELSTGQVVGRATSDLQLIQGLLFMLPMTIGNFLLFLISLVVMAWLSLPLTLVALAVAPALWFIAKRSRTRLHPATWYAQAQAAAVAGVVDGAVTGVRVVKGFGQEEQETGKIRDASRKLFAGRLRTIRLNAKYTPALQAVPALGQVAVLALGGWLATRGQITLGTFVAFSSYLASLVGPVRMLAMVLTVAQQARAGVERVLELIDTEPAIEDGTKELPADAPATVEFDDVSFGYEDGSGKTSPVLDGFSLEIRPGETVAVVGASGSGKSTVSLLLPRFYDVTHGAVLVGGHDVRELTLESLRAAIGLVPEDSFLFSDTVRANIAYGQPSATQEQIETAARAAQADRFIAELPDGYDTKVGEHGLTLSGGQRQRIALARAILTDPRLLLLDDATSAVDARVEHEIHEALRSVMAGRTTLLIAHRRSTLGLADRIAVLDDGRLSDIGTHEELERRSPLYRRLLTDPDELGGVSPGHVLPADVDDELVEDRALRAELDAEYDAERGLTPALWVREETAAEESAAPGATPELLAAVEALPPAVDTPQVDEARAVAPEDSYGLRRLLRGFGLVLLASLGLVAVDAGMGLLLPILIRHGIDEGVNRLAVGAVWAASALALLTVLVQWVAQTAETRMTGRTGERILYSLRLKIFAQLQRLGLDYYERELTGRIMTRMTTDVDALSTFLQTGLVTAFVSVVTFFGIMVALLVLDLQLALVVFATLPVLAVATYYFRRSSVKAYELARERISVVNADLQESVSGLRIVQAFGREKDGAARFAERSSGYREARVRGQWLISVYFPFVTLLSSVAAAAVMIVGANRIEAGTLTTGALVAYLLYIDLFFAPVQQLSQVFDGYQQAAVSLKRMQELLQEPTSTAEAAAPLDVLSLRGDIAFEDVSFAYGSDEAALSGIDLRIPAGQTVAFVGETGAGKSTLVKLVARFYDPTAGRVTADGTDLRELDLTAYRHRLGVVPQEAYLFAGTIRDAIAYGRPGATDAEVEAAARAVGAHDMIATLDGGYLHEVAERGRNLSAGQRQLIALARAELVDPDVLLLDEATAALDLATEAQVNAATDRLAGRRTTLVVAHRLTTAARADRVVVMDGGRVAEDGTHDELLARDGRYAMLWRTFIGEEEPERV; encoded by the coding sequence GTGGCGGCGGGGCGGAAACAAGACGGAGACGGCCGGAAACAGGACGGCTGGGCGCGCAGGCTGGCCGGGTACGCATGGCGGTACCGGCTGAACGTGATCCTCGCGCTCGGGTCCTCGCTGGCCGGCATGGCGCTGCTCGCGATCGTGCCGCTGATCACCAAGGTGATCATCGACGACGTCATCGGCACGCACACGCGCTCCCTCGCCGTCTGGACCGGGCTGCTCATCGGTTCCGCGGTCCTCGTCTACGCCCTGACCTACATCCGCCGCTACTACGGCGGCCGGCTCGCGCTCGACGTGCAGCACGACCTGCGCACCGACATGTTCGGCACGATCACCCGGCTCGACGGGCGGCGTCAGGACGAGCTGTCCACCGGCCAGGTCGTCGGGCGGGCCACCAGCGACCTCCAGCTGATCCAGGGCCTGCTGTTCATGCTGCCCATGACGATCGGCAACTTCCTGCTCTTCCTGATCTCCCTGGTCGTCATGGCCTGGCTGTCCCTCCCGCTCACCCTCGTCGCCCTCGCCGTCGCCCCCGCCCTCTGGTTCATCGCCAAGCGCAGCCGCACCCGGCTGCACCCCGCCACCTGGTACGCGCAGGCGCAGGCCGCCGCCGTCGCCGGGGTCGTCGACGGGGCCGTGACCGGCGTCCGGGTCGTCAAGGGCTTCGGGCAGGAGGAGCAGGAGACCGGCAAGATCCGCGACGCGAGCCGCAAGCTGTTCGCTGGCCGGCTGCGCACCATCCGGCTCAACGCCAAGTACACCCCGGCCCTCCAGGCCGTCCCCGCGCTCGGCCAGGTCGCCGTCCTCGCGCTCGGCGGCTGGCTCGCCACCCGCGGCCAGATCACCCTCGGCACCTTCGTCGCCTTCTCCTCCTACCTGGCCTCCCTCGTCGGCCCGGTCCGCATGCTCGCCATGGTGCTCACCGTCGCCCAGCAGGCCCGGGCCGGCGTCGAGCGCGTCCTGGAGCTGATCGACACCGAGCCGGCGATCGAGGACGGCACGAAGGAACTGCCCGCCGACGCACCCGCGACGGTCGAGTTCGACGACGTCTCGTTCGGGTACGAGGACGGCTCCGGGAAGACCAGCCCCGTCCTCGACGGCTTCTCGCTGGAGATCCGCCCCGGCGAGACCGTCGCCGTCGTCGGTGCCTCCGGCTCCGGCAAGTCCACCGTCTCCCTCCTCCTGCCGCGCTTCTACGACGTCACCCACGGCGCCGTCCTCGTCGGCGGCCACGACGTCCGCGAACTCACCCTCGAATCGCTGCGGGCCGCCATCGGCCTGGTCCCCGAGGACAGCTTCCTGTTCTCCGACACCGTCCGTGCGAACATCGCGTACGGGCAGCCAAGTGCCACCCAGGAGCAGATCGAGACGGCCGCACGCGCCGCTCAGGCGGACCGTTTCATCGCCGAGCTGCCGGACGGCTACGACACCAAGGTCGGCGAGCACGGCCTCACCCTCTCCGGCGGCCAGCGCCAGCGCATCGCGCTCGCCCGGGCGATCCTCACCGACCCGCGGCTGCTGCTCCTCGACGACGCCACCTCCGCCGTCGACGCCCGCGTCGAGCACGAGATCCACGAGGCGCTCCGCTCGGTCATGGCCGGCCGCACCACCCTCCTCATCGCGCACCGCCGCTCCACCCTCGGCCTCGCCGACCGGATCGCCGTCCTCGACGACGGCCGGCTCTCCGACATCGGCACCCACGAGGAGCTGGAGCGGCGCTCCCCGCTCTACCGCCGGCTGCTCACCGACCCCGACGAGCTGGGCGGTGTCTCGCCGGGGCACGTCCTGCCGGCCGACGTGGACGACGAGCTCGTCGAGGACCGCGCCCTGCGCGCCGAGCTGGACGCCGAGTACGACGCCGAGCGCGGCCTGACCCCCGCCCTGTGGGTGCGGGAGGAGACCGCCGCCGAGGAGAGCGCCGCCCCCGGGGCCACCCCGGAGCTGCTCGCCGCCGTGGAGGCGCTGCCGCCGGCCGTGGACACCCCGCAGGTGGACGAGGCTCGGGCGGTCGCCCCGGAGGACTCGTACGGGCTGCGCCGGCTGCTGCGCGGCTTCGGTCTCGTCCTTCTCGCCAGCCTCGGCCTGGTCGCCGTCGACGCCGGCATGGGCCTGCTGCTGCCGATCCTGATCCGGCACGGCATCGACGAGGGCGTGAACCGGCTCGCCGTCGGCGCGGTCTGGGCGGCCTCCGCCCTCGCGCTGCTGACGGTGCTCGTGCAGTGGGTCGCGCAGACCGCCGAGACCCGGATGACCGGGCGCACCGGCGAAAGGATCCTCTACTCGCTGCGGCTGAAGATCTTCGCCCAGCTCCAGCGGCTCGGCCTGGACTACTACGAGCGCGAGCTCACCGGCCGGATCATGACCCGGATGACCACGGACGTGGACGCCCTGTCGACGTTCCTGCAGACCGGGCTCGTCACCGCGTTCGTCTCCGTCGTGACCTTCTTCGGGATCATGGTCGCGCTGCTCGTCCTGGACCTCCAGCTGGCCCTGGTCGTCTTCGCCACGCTGCCGGTGCTCGCCGTCGCCACGTACTACTTCCGCCGCTCCAGCGTGAAGGCGTACGAGCTGGCCCGGGAGCGGATCAGCGTCGTCAACGCCGACCTCCAGGAGTCGGTCTCCGGGCTGCGGATCGTGCAGGCCTTCGGCCGCGAGAAGGACGGCGCCGCCCGGTTCGCCGAGCGCAGCTCCGGCTACCGCGAGGCCAGGGTGCGCGGCCAGTGGCTGATCTCGGTCTACTTCCCGTTCGTCACCCTGCTGTCGTCCGTGGCCGCCGCCGCGGTCATGATCGTCGGCGCGAACCGGATCGAGGCCGGGACCCTGACGACCGGCGCGCTCGTCGCGTACCTGCTCTACATCGACCTGTTCTTCGCCCCCGTGCAGCAGCTCTCCCAGGTCTTCGACGGCTACCAGCAGGCCGCGGTCTCGCTGAAGCGGATGCAGGAGCTGCTCCAGGAGCCGACGTCGACCGCCGAGGCCGCCGCGCCGCTGGACGTGCTGTCGCTGCGCGGCGACATCGCCTTCGAGGACGTGTCGTTCGCCTACGGCTCCGACGAAGCGGCGCTCAGCGGCATCGACCTGCGCATCCCGGCCGGCCAGACCGTCGCCTTCGTCGGCGAGACCGGCGCGGGCAAGTCGACCCTGGTCAAGCTGGTGGCGCGGTTCTACGACCCGACCGCCGGCCGGGTCACCGCCGACGGCACGGACCTGCGCGAGCTCGACCTCACCGCGTACCGGCACCGGCTCGGCGTGGTCCCGCAGGAGGCGTACCTGTTCGCCGGCACGATCCGCGACGCCATCGCGTACGGCCGCCCCGGCGCGACCGACGCCGAGGTCGAGGCGGCGGCCCGCGCGGTCGGCGCGCACGACATGATCGCCACGCTCGACGGCGGCTACCTGCACGAGGTCGCCGAGCGCGGCCGGAACCTCTCGGCCGGTCAGCGCCAGCTGATCGCGCTCGCCCGCGCCGAACTCGTCGACCCGGACGTGCTGCTGCTCGACGAGGCCACGGCCGCCCTCGACCTGGCCACCGAGGCCCAGGTCAACGCGGCCACCGACCGCCTCGCCGGCCGCCGTACCACCCTCGTCGTCGCGCACCGGCTCACCACCGCGGCCCGCGCGGACCGGGTGGTCGTGATGGACGGCGGCCGGGTCGCCGAGGACGGCACCCACGACGAGCTGCTGGCCCGCGACGGCCGGTACGCGATGCTGTGGCGCACCTTCATCGGCGAGGAGGAGCCGGAGCGCGTCTGA
- a CDS encoding S28 family serine protease, with amino-acid sequence MRKALTGILSLAVLMGTVGATGAATAAEPATGLGSATADSAVGTDIKDRLLAIPGMSLIEEKPYAGYRFFVLNYTQPVDHRRPSAGTFQQRITVLHKDTDRPTVFHTSGYGLSTTPSRREPTRIIDGNQVSMEYRFFTPSRPQPADWSKLNIWQAASDQHRIFTALKAVYSKNWLSTGGSKGGMTATYYERFYPRDMDGVVAYVAPNDVVNKEDSAYDRFFEKVGTKECRDRLNALQREALVRRAPLEKKYKEWADAEGATFNTVGSLDKAYEAVVLDFVWGFWQYYGEADCANIPEAATATDDAVYETIDAYSGWSFYTDQGLEPYTPYYYQAATEMGSPTIALPHLDGLTRYGYQPARNFVPREIPTTFKPWVMRDVDDWVRKNANRMLFVYGGNDPWGAEPFHLGRGARDSYVFTAPGANHGANVAGLTDAEREKATARILAWAGVEAPAAAAAQPLARFDATLDTADPEVTRQHARRP; translated from the coding sequence ATGCGCAAGGCGCTGACAGGGATCCTGTCGCTCGCGGTGCTCATGGGAACCGTCGGTGCGACCGGTGCGGCCACCGCCGCGGAGCCGGCCACCGGGCTCGGGTCCGCCACCGCGGACAGCGCGGTCGGCACGGACATCAAGGACCGCCTGCTGGCGATCCCCGGGATGAGCCTGATCGAGGAGAAGCCGTACGCCGGGTACCGCTTCTTCGTCCTGAACTACACGCAGCCGGTGGACCACCGCCGCCCCTCCGCGGGCACGTTCCAGCAGCGGATCACCGTGCTGCACAAGGACACCGACCGGCCGACCGTGTTCCACACGAGCGGCTACGGCCTGAGCACCACCCCCAGCCGGCGCGAGCCCACTCGCATCATCGACGGCAACCAGGTCTCCATGGAGTACCGCTTCTTCACGCCGTCCCGGCCGCAGCCCGCCGACTGGAGCAAGCTGAACATCTGGCAGGCCGCCAGCGACCAGCACCGCATCTTCACCGCCCTGAAGGCGGTCTACTCCAAGAACTGGCTCTCCACGGGTGGTTCGAAGGGCGGAATGACCGCCACGTACTACGAGCGCTTCTACCCGCGCGACATGGACGGCGTCGTCGCGTACGTCGCCCCCAACGACGTGGTGAACAAGGAGGACTCGGCCTACGACCGGTTCTTCGAGAAGGTCGGCACGAAGGAGTGCCGCGACCGCCTCAACGCGCTGCAGCGCGAGGCGCTCGTGCGCCGCGCGCCGCTGGAGAAGAAGTACAAGGAGTGGGCCGACGCCGAGGGCGCGACCTTCAACACCGTCGGCTCGCTCGACAAGGCGTACGAGGCCGTCGTCCTCGACTTCGTCTGGGGCTTCTGGCAGTACTACGGCGAGGCCGACTGCGCCAACATCCCCGAGGCGGCGACCGCCACCGACGACGCCGTGTACGAGACCATCGACGCGTACTCGGGCTGGTCGTTCTACACCGACCAGGGCCTGGAGCCGTACACCCCGTACTACTACCAGGCGGCCACCGAGATGGGCTCGCCCACCATCGCGCTGCCGCACCTCGACGGCCTGACCCGGTACGGCTACCAGCCCGCCCGGAACTTCGTGCCGCGCGAGATACCGACGACGTTCAAGCCGTGGGTCATGCGCGACGTGGACGACTGGGTCCGCAAGAACGCGAACCGCATGCTGTTCGTGTACGGCGGCAACGACCCGTGGGGCGCGGAGCCGTTCCACCTCGGCCGCGGCGCCCGTGACAGCTACGTGTTCACCGCCCCGGGCGCCAACCACGGCGCGAACGTGGCCGGTCTGACCGACGCCGAGCGGGAGAAGGCCACCGCCCGCATCCTCGCCTGGGCGGGCGTCGAGGCCCCGGCGGCCGCCGCCGCGCAGCCGCTGGCCCGGTTCGACGCGACGCTCGACACCGCCGACCCGGAGGTGACGCGCCAGCACGCGCGTCGTCCGTAG